A stretch of bacterium DNA encodes these proteins:
- the ftsH gene encoding ATP-dependent zinc metalloprotease FtsH, giving the protein MAEENSEKPKKGKKPVVLPQGPNIWTQLAIAFAIFLVLSAGYSAVREYFMTETEEVPLSQIAADVRSGIVAELTVAGDTITATYNDKSEKESRKETEASFTETLANYGLTPDEIASVKVTVEDQGGVRFWALTLAPLLIPVLLLLGIMWYLSRQVRGAGMQAFTFGRSMARLVSPEDDGQKVTFKDVAGAREAKVELTEIVDFLKNPKKFIQIGARIPKGVLLMGAPGTGKTLLARAVAGEAGVPFFSISGSEFVEMFVGVGASRVRDLFQQAKRAAPAIVFMDEIDAVGRIRGTGVGGGNDEREQTLNQILVEMDGFEPNEKVIVMAASNRPDVLDPALLRPGRFDRRVTIDLPDRRDREEILNVHARQKPMGPDVNLGVISERTPGFSGADLANLMNEGAILAAREDRTEITQYDLIRSIEKVMLGPERRSHVLNKKEKEITAYHEAGHAIIASILKYADPVHKVSIISRGRAAGYTLKLPLEDRRMQSKLEFLDDIAVSLGGYIAEKEVYGDITTGASNDLQVLTALARDMVTKYGMSEKMGPMALEMAPGRTLFGAGIEPGELSQDVSAKIDDEVKEIVMGAYKRAEDVIKKHRKALDAIAAALVEVENLERDEFEKILIANGIVPKKKEDIEHAPLV; this is encoded by the coding sequence ATGGCCGAAGAGAACTCCGAGAAGCCGAAGAAAGGCAAGAAGCCAGTCGTCCTGCCGCAGGGTCCGAACATCTGGACCCAGCTCGCGATCGCGTTTGCGATCTTCCTCGTGCTCTCCGCTGGTTACAGTGCGGTGCGCGAATATTTCATGACGGAGACCGAAGAGGTCCCGCTCTCGCAGATCGCTGCGGATGTCCGCTCGGGCATCGTTGCCGAACTCACGGTAGCAGGGGACACCATCACCGCGACCTACAACGACAAATCCGAAAAGGAATCCCGCAAGGAAACCGAAGCGTCGTTTACGGAGACCCTCGCGAACTACGGCCTCACGCCGGATGAGATCGCGAGCGTGAAGGTGACGGTGGAAGATCAGGGTGGTGTCCGCTTCTGGGCGCTCACGCTCGCCCCGCTTCTCATCCCGGTCCTCCTCTTGCTCGGCATCATGTGGTACCTCTCGCGTCAGGTGCGCGGCGCAGGCATGCAGGCATTCACCTTCGGTCGCTCGATGGCGCGCCTCGTCTCGCCGGAAGATGATGGCCAGAAAGTCACGTTCAAGGACGTCGCCGGTGCACGCGAAGCGAAAGTCGAACTCACCGAGATCGTCGATTTCTTGAAGAATCCGAAGAAGTTCATCCAGATCGGTGCGCGTATCCCGAAGGGTGTGCTTCTCATGGGTGCTCCGGGAACCGGTAAGACGCTTCTCGCTCGTGCAGTTGCCGGCGAGGCGGGTGTCCCGTTCTTCTCGATCTCCGGTTCAGAATTCGTCGAGATGTTCGTGGGTGTCGGCGCATCGCGTGTACGTGATCTCTTCCAACAGGCAAAGCGTGCAGCTCCCGCGATCGTATTCATGGATGAAATCGATGCCGTCGGCCGCATCCGCGGTACGGGCGTCGGTGGCGGTAACGATGAGCGCGAACAGACCCTCAACCAGATCCTCGTCGAGATGGATGGCTTCGAGCCGAACGAGAAAGTCATCGTGATGGCTGCCTCCAACCGACCGGATGTCCTCGACCCTGCGCTTCTTCGCCCGGGTCGCTTCGACCGCCGTGTCACCATCGATCTGCCGGACCGTCGTGATCGCGAGGAGATCCTCAATGTCCATGCACGCCAGAAGCCGATGGGTCCGGATGTGAACCTCGGTGTCATCTCCGAGCGAACTCCTGGTTTCTCAGGCGCTGATCTCGCGAATCTCATGAACGAAGGTGCCATCCTCGCGGCGCGCGAAGATCGCACGGAAATCACGCAGTACGACCTCATCCGTTCGATCGAGAAGGTCATGCTCGGACCTGAGCGCCGCTCGCATGTCCTCAACAAGAAGGAGAAGGAGATCACGGCGTATCACGAGGCGGGTCATGCGATCATCGCATCCATCCTCAAGTACGCAGATCCGGTCCACAAGGTCTCGATCATCTCCCGCGGTCGCGCAGCAGGGTACACGTTGAAGCTTCCGCTCGAAGATCGCCGCATGCAGTCCAAGCTCGAGTTCCTCGATGACATCGCAGTCTCCCTTGGCGGTTACATCGCCGAGAAGGAGGTGTATGGCGACATCACGACCGGTGCATCGAACGACTTGCAGGTCTTGACCGCGCTTGCGCGCGATATGGTCACGAAGTACGGCATGTCCGAAAAGATGGGACCGATGGCGCTTGAAATGGCGCCGGGCCGCACGCTCTTCGGTGCCGGTATCGAACCGGGCGAGCTCTCGCAGGATGTCTCCGCGAAGATCGACGATGAAGTGAAGGAGATCGTGATGGGTGCGTATAAGCGCGCGGAAGACGTCATCAAGAAGCATCGCAAGGCACTCGATGCGATTGCCGCAGCGCTCGTCGAAGTAGAAAACCTTGAGCGCGATGAATTCGAGAAGATTCTCATCGCCAACGGCATCGTGCCGAAGAAGAAGGAGGACATCGAGCACGCGCCGCTCGTCTAA
- the smpB gene encoding SsrA-binding protein SmpB, protein MSLIRNDKVGFDYTILEEIEAGLELLGLEVKSLRAGQGSLKGARVVARGGEAYLVGATIPAWQVLNAPKTYDALRTRKLLLSKKQIAHISSAEGQDGLTVVPLAVYNKGRRLKLGIAIARGKKKADKRQTIKERDTKRQIERTLKTK, encoded by the coding sequence ATGTCTCTCATCCGGAACGACAAAGTCGGATTCGATTACACCATCCTTGAGGAGATCGAGGCAGGTTTGGAATTACTCGGCCTTGAGGTGAAATCCCTGCGTGCCGGACAAGGTTCTCTTAAAGGAGCACGCGTCGTCGCCCGCGGCGGTGAGGCATACTTGGTAGGAGCAACGATCCCCGCTTGGCAGGTGCTCAACGCTCCGAAGACCTACGACGCCCTGCGGACCCGCAAACTCCTCCTCTCAAAGAAACAAATTGCCCATATTTCAAGCGCCGAAGGACAGGATGGCTTGACAGTAGTGCCTCTTGCGGTGTATAATAAAGGAAGGAGATTGAAGCTCGGTATCGCCATCGCCCGCGGTAAGAAGAAGGCTGACAAACGTCAGACTATCAAGGAACGCGACACGAAACGGCAGATCGAGAGGACATTGAAAACTAAATAG
- a CDS encoding trehalose synthase — protein sequence MPKRYWWKDAKIYELYVDRFAGNFQNLTAQLDYLERLGINALHILPHYPSPMADGGYDVMEYLNVRPELGTIEDFDTFLKEAHRRDIKVIIDFVLNHVSEHHPWFLEARSSKDNNKRDYFLWSESGHELALGWNAFPDIKPGNWIFNEETQDYYYATFYPQQPDLNWDNPEVFASMMQNMDFWAGRGVDGFRLDAAVTLIKRDGTLSKGLPETHQLIKRIRKHLDTKFGGEIVLLAEAHQHVKEMKTYFGDGDECHLVYHFSLTEQLFLALMRNDRTELDAMLEESRDIPENCQWAIFLRNHDELSLATLAPEVRTELITYLDPKSEYLFNGGAATAKRLGSMFDEAKLREAISLLYSLPGAPIMYYGDEIGMQNLPRTEGVIDSRVYVRGEFDWLEAGLQRSDPDSLYNFTKGVIRKSLWPYKRDFNSPPPEEGSPSDDE from the coding sequence ATGCCGAAGCGATACTGGTGGAAGGATGCGAAGATATACGAGCTCTACGTCGATCGCTTCGCGGGGAATTTCCAGAACCTGACGGCACAATTGGATTACCTGGAGCGTCTTGGCATCAACGCACTCCACATCCTCCCCCACTACCCGTCGCCCATGGCCGATGGCGGCTATGACGTGATGGAATATCTCAACGTCCGGCCGGAACTCGGCACGATCGAGGATTTCGATACCTTCCTCAAAGAAGCGCACCGCCGCGATATCAAAGTCATCATCGACTTCGTCCTCAATCACGTCTCAGAACATCATCCTTGGTTCTTGGAGGCGCGATCATCGAAAGACAACAACAAGCGCGATTACTTTTTATGGAGCGAGAGCGGACACGAACTCGCCCTCGGTTGGAATGCCTTCCCCGACATCAAGCCTGGCAATTGGATATTCAACGAAGAGACGCAGGACTACTACTATGCGACCTTCTATCCGCAGCAGCCGGATCTGAATTGGGACAATCCGGAAGTCTTCGCAAGCATGATGCAGAACATGGATTTCTGGGCCGGCCGCGGCGTGGACGGCTTCCGCTTGGACGCAGCGGTGACGCTCATCAAACGAGACGGCACGCTCTCGAAAGGATTGCCGGAAACGCACCAGCTCATCAAACGCATCCGCAAACACTTGGACACGAAATTCGGCGGCGAGATCGTCCTTCTTGCTGAAGCGCATCAGCACGTCAAAGAGATGAAGACGTATTTCGGGGACGGCGACGAATGCCATCTCGTGTACCATTTCTCACTCACCGAGCAGCTCTTCCTCGCTCTTATGCGCAATGATCGCACCGAACTCGATGCGATGCTTGAGGAATCACGCGACATCCCGGAGAACTGCCAGTGGGCGATCTTTCTGCGCAATCACGACGAACTCTCGCTCGCGACACTCGCCCCTGAAGTACGCACCGAGCTCATCACCTATCTTGATCCGAAGAGCGAATATCTTTTCAATGGCGGCGCAGCGACCGCCAAGAGGTTGGGCAGCATGTTCGACGAAGCGAAGCTGCGCGAAGCGATTTCTCTCCTCTACTCGCTTCCGGGGGCGCCTATCATGTACTACGGCGACGAGATCGGCATGCAGAATCTTCCACGTACGGAAGGCGTGATCGACAGCCGCGTGTACGTCCGCGGTGAATTCGATTGGCTTGAGGCCGGGCTGCAGCGCAGTGATCCTGATTCCCTCTACAACTTCACGAAGGGTGTCATCCGTAAATCACTCTGGCCATATAAGCGGGATTTCAATTCACCTCCCCCAGAAGAGGGATCGCCAAGCGACGACGAGTAG
- a CDS encoding DNA polymerase IV: protein MWGKSYSYPRAILHVDGDSFFAAVEVAKNPKLRGKPVITGKERGIVSACTYEAKRRGVKRGVKLSEALEACPDAIVLPSDYETYSLYSERMYEIVRRYTPAVEEYSIDECFADLTGMRRVNRMNYHDMAHSIKQELQVKLGITFSVGLSATKVLAKVGSKWKKPDGLTSIPLSDASKFLGKLPVGNVWGIGPNTAAYLNKFGIQSALDFARKNEPWVRAKVSKPVQEIWRELNGEAIYPLTTEKKTSYQSIQKTKTFTPPLRDAKFIFSQLSKNVENACIKARRWNLASDRVFFFLKTQDFRYHGIEVKLPHPTNVPQDVLREVAKFFPQVFENGKLYRASGVTLAQLRPADSLQLDLFGKVEESQGLKMVFESVDAISERYGKHAVFLGSSFQAMKFGAHLGERGDMPERTRQLFKGETTRRRLAIPLLGEVN, encoded by the coding sequence ATGTGGGGTAAGTCATACTCGTATCCCAGAGCCATCCTGCACGTGGATGGTGACTCTTTCTTTGCTGCAGTCGAAGTGGCAAAGAATCCAAAGCTGCGCGGTAAGCCGGTCATCACCGGCAAAGAGCGCGGCATCGTCTCTGCGTGCACCTACGAGGCGAAGCGTCGCGGCGTGAAGCGCGGGGTCAAATTAAGCGAAGCTCTTGAAGCGTGCCCAGATGCGATCGTGCTGCCGTCGGATTACGAGACCTACAGTCTATATTCAGAGCGTATGTACGAGATCGTGCGTCGCTACACGCCTGCCGTCGAGGAGTATTCCATTGATGAATGCTTCGCGGACCTCACCGGTATGCGCCGCGTGAATCGGATGAACTACCACGACATGGCGCATTCCATTAAGCAGGAGCTGCAGGTGAAGCTCGGCATCACGTTCAGTGTGGGTCTCTCGGCGACGAAAGTCCTGGCGAAGGTCGGTTCGAAATGGAAGAAGCCTGATGGTCTCACCTCGATACCGCTCAGCGACGCATCAAAATTTCTCGGAAAGCTGCCGGTAGGGAATGTATGGGGGATCGGGCCAAACACTGCGGCGTATCTCAATAAGTTCGGTATTCAGAGCGCGCTCGATTTTGCGCGCAAGAACGAACCATGGGTGCGTGCGAAAGTTTCGAAGCCGGTGCAGGAGATCTGGCGGGAGCTCAATGGCGAAGCCATCTATCCACTCACGACGGAAAAGAAGACCAGCTACCAGAGCATCCAGAAGACCAAGACCTTCACGCCACCATTGCGCGATGCGAAGTTTATCTTCAGTCAGCTCTCCAAAAATGTCGAGAATGCGTGCATCAAGGCGCGCCGATGGAATCTCGCGAGTGATCGCGTGTTCTTCTTTCTCAAGACACAGGATTTCAGATACCACGGTATCGAAGTGAAGCTCCCGCACCCCACGAATGTCCCGCAGGATGTCCTGCGCGAGGTCGCTAAATTCTTCCCGCAGGTTTTCGAGAACGGGAAGCTGTATCGTGCGAGCGGCGTGACCCTCGCGCAGCTGCGCCCCGCGGACAGTCTTCAGCTCGATCTTTTCGGCAAAGTGGAAGAATCCCAAGGATTGAAGATGGTGTTCGAGAGCGTGGATGCGATATCGGAACGATACGGTAAACACGCAGTCTTCCTCGGTTCGAGTTTCCAGGCGATGAAATTCGGCGCGCATCTTGGCGAGCGAGGAGACATGCCGGAGCGGACGCGGCAACTCTTCAAAGGTGAGACTACTCGTCGTCGCTTGGCGATCCCTCTTCTGGGGGAGGTGAATTGA
- a CDS encoding type II toxin-antitoxin system PemK/MazF family toxin, whose amino-acid sequence MFKQLSHIFSKKTARVREVKYRAQDIWWCSVPSATDAAAERPVLVFRTLGTDTFWGLPLTSRASGKETPFYFLTSLKGANRTGTLSQMRMLRKDQLIRRLGRISDRQFATVNLAVMEFLAETNPVKPAKQIRPSRMRTPLPRTSRYAPLPAFKPAYTLKFR is encoded by the coding sequence ATGTTTAAACAGCTTTCCCACATTTTTTCGAAGAAGACAGCGCGCGTACGAGAAGTGAAATATCGTGCGCAGGATATCTGGTGGTGTTCGGTGCCTTCGGCAACCGACGCTGCAGCTGAGAGGCCGGTCTTGGTGTTCCGTACGCTCGGTACCGATACGTTCTGGGGATTGCCGCTTACGTCGCGTGCGAGCGGTAAGGAAACCCCGTTTTATTTTCTTACGTCACTCAAGGGTGCGAACCGCACCGGAACCCTTTCGCAGATGCGCATGCTGCGGAAGGACCAGCTTATCCGTCGTCTCGGTCGCATCAGTGATCGGCAATTCGCTACGGTGAATCTCGCGGTCATGGAATTTCTTGCCGAGACGAATCCGGTAAAGCCTGCGAAACAGATCCGGCCATCACGCATGCGGACGCCGCTACCACGCACTTCGCGGTACGCACCACTTCCTGCATTCAAGCCAGCCTACACGCTTAAGTTCAGGTAG
- a CDS encoding LexA family transcriptional regulator: MVHYTELHKELLGKTCMTYEHYKQKLVAFYEKHGRFPGYKEIMVFTGFRSKNAVFKLIEKLVDEGVVVKDRQGRLSPGNFGGGVPLLGLVEAGFPSAAEEELLDTMDFDEFLTPNKESSYILKVKGESMIDAGIRPGDMVVVERRNTYKVGQIVIAMVDGEYTMKYLRQDKKGNHYLEPANEKFSNIYPTESFKVEAVVTGVVRKY, from the coding sequence ATGGTTCACTACACTGAACTCCATAAGGAATTACTAGGGAAAACATGTATGACGTATGAGCACTATAAACAGAAGTTGGTCGCGTTTTATGAGAAGCATGGGCGTTTCCCGGGCTACAAGGAGATCATGGTCTTCACGGGTTTTAGATCCAAGAACGCTGTGTTCAAGCTCATCGAAAAACTTGTCGACGAGGGTGTGGTCGTCAAAGACCGACAGGGCCGTCTTTCTCCCGGAAATTTCGGAGGAGGTGTCCCTCTCCTTGGCTTAGTCGAAGCGGGCTTTCCGTCGGCAGCGGAGGAGGAGCTGCTCGATACGATGGATTTCGACGAGTTCCTGACGCCGAATAAGGAATCGAGTTACATCTTGAAAGTAAAAGGCGAATCCATGATCGATGCGGGGATCCGTCCGGGAGACATGGTAGTCGTCGAGCGTCGCAACACGTACAAGGTCGGGCAGATCGTGATCGCGATGGTCGACGGCGAGTACACCATGAAATACCTGAGACAGGACAAGAAGGGGAATCATTATCTGGAGCCGGCGAATGAGAAGTTCAGCAACATTTATCCGACAGAATCGTTCAAAGTCGAAGCAGTAGTCACGGGCGTCGTACGGAAGTATTAG
- a CDS encoding phosphotransferase, whose protein sequence is MQPDLSVIAAAFPIGTIRSIEPLGNGRIHATYLVRSDMGEYVLQKIGVLFVPALPDIEAVTAHIAAKGLLTSRVVRTEDGALSRQDGDSAWRLMTFIPGMTIETEPTPAQAANGAAFIAQFHTALADYTQPFAYRIPHYRDTGYALGHLHELDRRNTGSSKYEKCHPLAEEIEHRRTLLSPAMSALPLHTLHGDLKLNNLRFDTEGVEAIALLDLDTLGSYPLPLELGDMLRSWCKRGTGIDTETWKTLMKTYREHAAFMHDDEWRLIPDGFFEITLSLAARYCADAYEETWFKHNPEYPSLFEQNVASTERCLALLDDFTTKLPELRQLHD, encoded by the coding sequence ATGCAGCCAGACCTCAGCGTGATTGCCGCCGCATTCCCCATCGGCACTATCCGTTCAATCGAACCTCTCGGCAATGGACGCATACACGCGACCTATCTCGTACGGAGCGATATGGGAGAATACGTCCTTCAGAAGATTGGAGTTCTCTTCGTTCCAGCACTGCCTGACATCGAAGCCGTCACCGCACACATCGCCGCAAAAGGGCTCCTGACGAGCCGAGTGGTCCGGACGGAGGACGGCGCACTGTCCCGACAGGACGGTGATAGTGCATGGCGCCTCATGACATTCATCCCTGGTATGACGATCGAGACAGAACCGACGCCCGCACAGGCGGCGAACGGTGCAGCATTCATCGCACAGTTCCATACCGCACTCGCCGACTATACCCAGCCCTTCGCTTACCGCATCCCGCACTATCGCGACACTGGCTATGCTCTTGGACATCTGCACGAACTCGACCGCAGAAATACGGGATCATCCAAATATGAGAAATGCCACCCGCTTGCCGAGGAGATCGAGCATCGGCGAACCCTCCTCTCTCCCGCAATGTCCGCACTCCCTCTGCATACACTTCATGGTGACCTCAAGCTCAACAACCTCCGATTCGACACGGAAGGCGTGGAAGCGATCGCGCTCCTCGATCTGGATACGCTCGGCAGCTATCCTCTGCCGCTCGAGCTCGGAGACATGCTTCGGAGCTGGTGTAAGCGCGGAACAGGAATCGACACGGAAACATGGAAGACTCTTATGAAGACATATCGCGAACATGCCGCATTCATGCACGATGACGAATGGAGACTCATCCCCGACGGATTCTTCGAGATAACGCTTTCGCTCGCTGCGCGCTACTGCGCAGATGCGTATGAAGAAACATGGTTCAAGCACAACCCAGAGTACCCTTCTCTGTTCGAACAGAATGTCGCGAGCACCGAGCGATGCCTCGCGCTTCTTGATGATTTCACCACGAAGCTGCCCGAACTGCGTCAACTGCACGATTAA
- a CDS encoding phosphate acetyltransferase, which produces MTTFLEQLEARVRNLSGQVRVLFPESGDRRVMDAAQRLKREGLGDPIMVNAEGEAAEGLTHVAIDGAKADELAKLLVELRGHKGMTEDEAKRLSRDPLIYGMYLLRIGEADALVAGAVRTTSDVLRAGLWLVEKEEGIKTISSSFYMLVPPFRGGFEEVITFADCGVVETPTSEQLADIAIAAADARTFIVGDEPRLAFLSFSTKGSGGTSESVARVRDAIGLVQKRRPDILLAEHELQGDAALVASVAERKVPGSAVAGTANVLIFPSLDAANIAYKLVERLVPGAQALGPIVHGFKSPVHDLSRGASSDDIFRSALIAVIRAKKNQT; this is translated from the coding sequence ATGACAACATTCTTGGAACAATTGGAAGCGCGCGTACGCAATCTCTCGGGACAGGTACGGGTCCTGTTCCCGGAATCGGGCGATCGGCGGGTCATGGATGCTGCGCAGAGACTCAAAAGAGAAGGTCTTGGCGACCCCATCATGGTCAATGCGGAAGGCGAAGCGGCCGAAGGGCTGACGCATGTCGCTATCGATGGCGCGAAGGCAGACGAGCTCGCAAAGCTGCTCGTCGAACTGCGCGGACACAAAGGCATGACCGAGGATGAGGCGAAACGTCTCTCTCGCGATCCTTTGATCTATGGGATGTATCTGCTTCGCATTGGTGAAGCAGATGCACTTGTGGCGGGTGCGGTACGCACTACGTCCGATGTGCTCCGCGCAGGTCTCTGGCTTGTCGAGAAGGAAGAGGGGATCAAGACGATCTCAAGTTCCTTCTACATGCTTGTGCCACCGTTTCGTGGCGGTTTCGAAGAAGTCATCACGTTCGCTGATTGTGGCGTCGTGGAGACACCAACCTCGGAGCAGCTTGCGGATATCGCGATTGCCGCCGCCGATGCGCGAACGTTCATCGTCGGCGACGAGCCGCGTCTCGCATTTCTCTCGTTCAGCACGAAGGGTTCAGGGGGAACGAGCGAATCGGTTGCGCGCGTGCGCGACGCGATCGGTCTCGTTCAGAAACGACGTCCTGATATCTTGCTTGCCGAACACGAATTGCAAGGAGATGCGGCACTCGTTGCCTCGGTCGCTGAACGTAAGGTGCCAGGAAGCGCGGTTGCCGGAACAGCGAACGTGCTTATCTTCCCATCGCTTGATGCTGCGAACATCGCGTACAAGCTCGTCGAGCGTCTCGTGCCTGGTGCGCAGGCGCTCGGACCTATCGTTCACGGGTTCAAGAGTCCGGTGCACGACCTCTCGCGTGGCGCATCGAGCGACGACATCTTTCGCAGTGCCCTGATCGCTGTGATTCGTGCAAAAAAGAATCAGACCTGA
- a CDS encoding GNAT family N-acetyltransferase codes for MPERIPPPIFTAITVGEMTGKTGEIFDVVIGLDEERVSQLKKYSLDMSDTDLQENTSDYARFGEGSYEEWYAKGRTPFALIHKATGILAALIWLGPEPLGTKSIKYGDTTKKDAPLGDWHTIAFRAYNPYRGQGLMKNFALQAIEIYTKYFPSARIWAGINAKNAASIALSEKIGLHTEESVSDGNWTAMVSS; via the coding sequence ATGCCTGAACGCATTCCGCCGCCGATTTTCACCGCCATTACCGTCGGCGAGATGACCGGAAAGACCGGGGAGATCTTCGACGTTGTCATCGGACTCGACGAAGAGCGCGTCTCCCAACTCAAGAAATATTCGCTCGATATGAGCGATACTGACCTTCAAGAAAACACCTCGGATTATGCGCGCTTCGGCGAAGGTTCGTATGAAGAGTGGTATGCGAAAGGCCGCACTCCGTTTGCACTCATCCACAAAGCAACAGGCATTCTTGCGGCGCTCATCTGGCTCGGACCGGAACCACTCGGAACAAAATCAATAAAGTACGGTGACACTACAAAGAAGGATGCTCCTCTCGGCGATTGGCACACGATCGCGTTCCGTGCGTACAACCCCTATCGCGGCCAAGGACTCATGAAAAACTTCGCACTTCAGGCGATTGAGATCTATACGAAGTATTTCCCCTCAGCGCGCATCTGGGCAGGCATCAATGCGAAGAACGCGGCGAGCATCGCGCTTTCTGAGAAAATCGGATTGCATACAGAAGAGTCCGTCTCGGATGGGAACTGGACAGCGATGGTTTCCAGCTAG
- the infC gene encoding translation initiation factor IF-3 codes for MGFTKYTTQAEKTRIRMNEGIRVPEVRVIGPNAENYGVLPIDEALQKAREAGLDLIEVSPNAQPPVCKITDYGKFTYEQNKKDKEIKAKTPRASETKEVQVKIGTSDHDMGIKAAKAGAWLKEGHRVKVDLFLWGRYKYMEFNFLKERLERFLAIIPESFKIADEIKKSPKGLSVTLERDASKKPASKPQMAPKTVEAPAEEA; via the coding sequence ATGGGATTCACCAAATACACGACGCAAGCAGAAAAGACCCGCATCCGGATGAACGAAGGCATCCGGGTCCCTGAGGTGCGCGTCATCGGTCCGAACGCCGAGAACTACGGCGTCCTCCCTATCGACGAAGCCCTCCAGAAGGCCCGCGAGGCAGGCCTCGACCTCATCGAGGTCTCTCCGAACGCCCAGCCGCCGGTCTGCAAGATCACCGACTACGGCAAGTTCACCTACGAGCAGAACAAAAAGGACAAGGAGATCAAGGCGAAGACCCCTCGTGCCTCCGAGACCAAGGAGGTCCAGGTCAAAATCGGCACCTCCGACCACGATATGGGCATCAAGGCCGCCAAGGCCGGAGCCTGGCTCAAGGAGGGTCATCGGGTCAAAGTCGACCTTTTCCTCTGGGGCCGCTACAAGTACATGGAGTTCAACTTCCTCAAGGAGCGTCTGGAGCGCTTCCTTGCTATTATCCCGGAATCGTTTAAGATTGCGGACGAGATCAAGAAGAGCCCCAAAGGCCTCTCGGTCACCCTCGAGAGGGATGCCTCGAAAAAGCCTGCTTCTAAGCCACAAATGGCTCCGAAGACGGTGGAGGCCCCTGCAGAGGAAGCATAA
- a CDS encoding 50S ribosomal protein L35, whose protein sequence is MKSNKSYKKRLRVTKKGKIVARVPGHNHFNAKASGSKRQQKSRKVGFHATMTATDKSRFL, encoded by the coding sequence ATGAAGTCCAACAAGTCATACAAGAAGCGTCTTCGTGTCACGAAGAAAGGCAAAATCGTCGCCCGCGTCCCGGGCCATAACCATTTCAACGCAAAGGCGTCTGGTTCGAAGCGCCAGCAGAAGTCCCGCAAGGTCGGCTTCCACGCGACGATGACCGCAACTGATAAGAGCCGCTTCCTCTAA
- the rplT gene encoding 50S ribosomal protein L20, which yields MARVKRGTMKNKRRKNILAQTKGYRFDRKSKERVAKEAIKHAGSYAFKHRRAKKRDMRNLFSLRINAAARPLGFSYSKLIGALKKKNVTLDRKSLSTLAKDHPEVFEKLVKELA from the coding sequence ATGGCACGCGTCAAACGAGGTACGATGAAGAATAAGCGCCGCAAGAATATCTTGGCGCAGACGAAGGGCTACCGCTTCGACCGCAAGTCGAAGGAGCGCGTAGCAAAGGAGGCTATCAAGCACGCCGGCTCCTATGCCTTCAAGCACCGCCGCGCGAAGAAGCGCGACATGCGCAACCTCTTCTCGCTCCGCATCAATGCAGCTGCTCGCCCGCTCGGCTTCTCCTACTCGAAGCTCATCGGCGCTCTCAAGAAGAAGAACGTCACCCTCGACCGCAAGTCCCTCTCGACGCTCGCGAAGGACCACCCAGAGGTCTTCGAGAAGCTCGTCAAAGAACTCGCGTAA
- a CDS encoding nucleoside-diphosphate kinase (catalyzes the formation of nucleoside triphosphate from ATP and nucleoside diphosphate) → MPAHPKKERTFVIIKPDGVQRSLIGEITKRYERTGLKLVGIKFGIADEKKLWEHYNKDDAWFLKKGTKITEDKKAAGLPVNKEPIEYGKDIIRQLVKFMTSGPVVMMVWEGNQAAVVARKVTGDTEPATSDVGTIRGDLTLDSYGISAVDDRAVRNLIHCSENVEDANREIAIWFTEGELLNYRLVSEAILYDVNLDGILE, encoded by the coding sequence ATGCCTGCACATCCGAAAAAGGAGCGCACATTCGTCATTATCAAGCCGGACGGCGTCCAGCGTTCGCTCATCGGCGAGATCACCAAGCGCTACGAACGCACCGGCCTCAAGCTCGTGGGCATCAAGTTCGGTATCGCCGACGAGAAGAAGCTCTGGGAGCACTACAACAAGGACGATGCGTGGTTCCTCAAGAAGGGGACCAAGATCACCGAAGACAAGAAGGCGGCCGGTCTTCCGGTCAACAAGGAGCCGATCGAGTACGGCAAAGACATCATCCGCCAGCTCGTAAAGTTCATGACGTCGGGTCCCGTCGTCATGATGGTCTGGGAAGGAAATCAGGCAGCAGTCGTGGCACGCAAGGTGACCGGCGATACCGAGCCTGCTACCTCTGACGTCGGTACCATCCGCGGCGACCTTACGCTCGATTCGTACGGCATCTCCGCAGTCGATGATCGTGCAGTCCGCAACCTCATCCATTGCTCCGAGAACGTCGAAGACGCGAACCGCGAGATCGCGATCTGGTTTACGGAGGGAGAATTGCTCAACTACCGCTTGGTAAGCGAGGCGATCCTCTACGACGTTAATCTTGACGGCATTCTTGAATAA